In Rhizobium jaguaris, a single window of DNA contains:
- a CDS encoding carbohydrate ABC transporter permease → MTAASATSMSDGLETITPAKRKRDPVLIGLWIALLVVAAIWLAPFVFIVFTSLKTQADVTTTGAFVPPLNPAFENYSSAWGRGNFASAFLNSTIITVIKVPLGLILSAMAAYALAKIRLRFSKVLLLLVIFGTMIPFQVMLAPLFTLVNSLGLIDTYPGVILPYIAFGVPYQVFILHGFFRGIPKELSEAALIDGASHFTIFRRIFLPVCLPVLAALLILDFVSTWNEFAMALVLLQDQHMWTLPLGLMSFQGQFSNDYGQLNAAIVMTVLPATLVYLIFQRYFVSGLTSGAVKG, encoded by the coding sequence ATGACGGCAGCATCGGCAACATCCATGTCGGACGGCTTAGAGACCATCACCCCGGCAAAGCGCAAGCGGGACCCTGTTCTGATCGGCCTGTGGATCGCGCTTCTCGTCGTCGCCGCGATCTGGCTTGCGCCCTTCGTCTTCATCGTCTTCACTTCGTTGAAAACGCAGGCAGATGTGACGACGACAGGCGCCTTCGTGCCTCCGCTCAATCCGGCTTTCGAGAATTATTCGAGCGCCTGGGGTCGCGGCAACTTCGCCAGTGCCTTCCTGAACAGCACGATCATCACCGTCATCAAGGTGCCGCTCGGGCTCATCCTGTCGGCGATGGCAGCCTATGCGCTCGCCAAGATCCGGCTGAGATTCAGCAAGGTGCTGCTGCTCCTCGTCATCTTCGGCACGATGATTCCCTTTCAGGTCATGCTGGCGCCGCTGTTTACGCTGGTCAATTCGCTCGGCCTGATCGACACCTATCCCGGCGTCATCCTGCCCTACATCGCCTTCGGCGTGCCCTATCAGGTCTTCATCCTGCATGGCTTCTTCAGAGGTATTCCGAAGGAACTGTCGGAAGCTGCGCTGATCGACGGCGCAAGCCACTTCACCATCTTCCGCCGGATATTCCTGCCGGTCTGCCTACCGGTCCTGGCGGCGCTGCTGATCCTGGATTTCGTTTCCACATGGAATGAGTTCGCAATGGCGCTCGTGCTTCTGCAGGACCAGCACATGTGGACGCTGCCGCTCGGCCTCATGTCTTTCCAGGGGCAGTTCTCCAATGACTACGGGCAGCTCAACGCCGCGATCGTCATGACCGTGCTGCCGGCAACGCTCGTCTACCTCATCTTCCAGCGATACTTCGTCTCCGGCCTCACCTCCGGCGCCGTCAAGGGCTGA